GTCCGAGGATACGAGACAGTTGTGCCCGGCAAGATCGTCCGGCGTCTGCGGCGTGCCGCGCCGCCCGAGATAGTCCGGCGACGCGCACAAGATCATGCTGACGTCGCCGAGCCGGCGCGCGAAGATACCCTCTAATCCCCGAACGGGCTAATGCTCGCCTGGCCAGCCCTCGGGGCTGGCGCCCCAAGGATTGTGCGCCCCAAGGCTTGCGCCCTGTCGGCCGCAGAACAGTGAACGTTGCCCAAGGACATGATGGCCGGCCTCGATCCCAAGGAGCTTCTCGAACTCGCGCTGTTGCTGATCGCGGTGGGGGCGCTGTCCGGCTTTCTCGCCGGCGTGTTCGGTATCGGCGGCGGCGCGATCCTGGTGCCGGTGTTCTACGAGTGCTTTCGTCTCGCCGGCGTGCCGCTCGAGGTGCGGATGCCGCTCTGCATCGGCACATCGCTTGCGATCATCATCCCGACCTCGCTCAGTTCGTTCCGCGCCCATTATCGCCGCGGCGCGGTCGACATGGAGATCCTCAAGCGCTGGTGGCTGCCGATCGTGCTCGGCGTCCTGGCCGGCAGCGTCACCGCGCGCTTTGCGCCGGAGCGGCTGTTCAAGATCGTGTTCGTGATGGTGGCGTGGTCGGCGGCAGCGCGGCTGCTGCTGGCGCGCGAGACCTGGAAGTTCGGCGACGACGTGCCCAAGGGCTTTCTGATGCGGGTCTATGGATTCTTCGTCGGCCTGCTGTCGACGCTGATGGGGATCGGCGGCGGCCTGTTCGCGAACCTCCTGATGACCTTCTACGGCCGGCCGATCCATCAGGCGGTCGCGACGTCGTCGGCGCTCGCCGTGCTGATCTCGATCCCCGGCGCGCTCGGCTATGTCTATGCCGGCTGGCCCGTCGCGGCGCGCTTTCCCGACGTCGCCGCGCTGCAGCTGCCGTTCGCGCTCGGCTACGTTTCGCTGATTGGCACGCTGCTGGTGATGCCGACCACGCTCGTCACCGCGCCGCTCGGCGTGAAGGTCGCGCACGCGCTGTCGAAGCGGGCGCTGGAGGTGGCGTTCGGGACGTATCTGTTCATTGTCGGCGGACGGTTCGTGATCAGCCTGTTGAACGGTGCGTAGATGGGGTAACGGGCCGACGGATATAGCCGCCCGGCCGCTACGGCGCGATGTGGAAGCGCGCTCGCGTGCGGCTTTTCGGGCAGGCGGTCGTCCCTCAAACTGATGGTGTTCAAACGGAGTCGGGCGAGCCCGCTCCAAGCATCATTAAGGGACGACCATGTACCACTATGCAGGAATCGACGTGTCTTTGGAAAGCTCGAGCGTTTGCGTTGTCGATGGCGCGGGCAAGATTTTGCGGGAGGCGAAGGTTGCCAGCGAGCCGGAAGCGCTGATCGCCTGGTTCCGATCGCTGGGCCAGGCGATGGAGCGGATCGGACTGGAGGCCGGTCCGTTGTCGCAATGGCTGTACGCGGCGCTGCGCGCGGCCGGGCTTGCCGTCGAGCTGCTGGAGACCCGGCACGTCCGCGATGCCTTCAAGGCGATGCCGGTGAAGTCGGACCGCAACGATGCCCGCGGCATCGCCCAACTGATGCGGCTCGGCTGGTTCCGGCCGGTCCACTGCAAGTCGATTGAAGCGCAGGAGACGCGGGCGGTTCTGACGGCCCGCAAGCTGCTGCAGTCGAAGCTGCGCGACATCGAGAACAGCGTACGTGGCGTGCTGCGGGGCTTTGGCCTGAAGGTCGGCAAGACCACCGAGCGCACGTTCGCCAACCGGATCCGGGAGCTCGTCGCCGGCCACCCCGGACTTGAGCTGGTGGCGCAGGCCCTGCTCGAAGCCCATGCCGTGTTGCTGCGCGAGTTCAATGGCCTGGACAGACACACCCAGAGGCTCGCCAGATCGCATCCCCCGGCCAGGCTTCTGATGACAACGCCGGCCGTCGGCCCGATCGTGGCGCTCACCTATGCCGCCGCGATCGACGATCCGAACAGGTTCCGTTCCTCGAAGGCGACCGGTGCGCATTTTGGGCTCACCCCGAAGAAGTATCAGTCGGGGCAAACCGACTACACTGGCCGCATCAGCAAGATCGGCGACGCGTCGGTGCGGGAGGCGCTGTACCAGGCCGCCCACGTCATGCTGACCAAGCCGGTCAGGAACTGCTCGGCGCTGAAGAGCTGGGCCATGCGGCTTGCCAAACGTGCGGGCATGCGCAAGGCCAAGGTGGCGCTGGCGCGCAAGCTCGCAGTCATCCTGCATCGGATGCTGGCTGATGCGAAACCCTTCAATCCGATGGCCCACGCAACCTAACCAAGGAGCCTCAACCGATCTGGGCAGGCCACGACACCAGGCCTTCCCCGAGCGAAGTCCCTTTGCCGGGACGACGGATCCGGTCAGGCCGCCATCCGGGAAGTCGGTTCACAACCACGCTTCCGTAGATTGGCCGGCCGGCTCCTCAATGCACCCCATCAGGCGACGGCCACCGCGCCGATCCCGTACAGAAGCAAGTGCCCGGCAAGCGGACCACGCAAAAAGGGATTGACTAACCAAGGCCCGTTACAGAAGCCCGGATGGAGCCAACGGGTCGCGCGAATGCGCGCCCGATGACAGGCTCCGCGGAATCCGGGGTTCTCACGGATGGACAGGGCGGTCCCGGATTTCGCTTCGCTTCACCCGGGCTACGGCGCTAGTCCTTCAACCGCACTTCGCTGTGTCTCCACAACCGCAAATCGCCAATGCCTTCGATGCGATCGGAGTCGGAAAGCGCCCGGCTCCTCGCGGACGACCCGCGTCCCTCATGCCTTCGTGTAAATATCCTTATACTTATCGCGCAGAATGTTCTTCTGCACCTTGCCCATGGCATTGCGCGGCAATTCGTCCACGACGAAGACCCGCTTGGGCATCTTGAACTTCGCCAGCCGTCCGTCGAGCGCCTTCAGCACCGAGGCTTCGTTGACGTCGGCGCCCTTGTTGCAAACCAGGACGGCGGTGACGCCTTCGCCGAAATCGGCATGCGGCACGCCGATCACGGCCGATTCGACCACGCCCGGCATGGCGTCGATCTCGCTCTCGATCTCCTTCGGATAGACGTTGAAGCCGCCTGAGATCACCAGGTCCTTGCCGCGGCCGAGGATGTGGACATAGCCCTTGTCGTCGATCTTGCCGAGATCGCCGGTGATGAAGAAGCCGTCGTCACGGAACTCGGCCTTGGTCTTCTCCGGCATCCGCCAGTAGCCCTTGAAGACGTTCCGGCCCTTCACCTCGATCATGCCGATCGTCTCCGGCGGCAGCACCTTGCCGGTCTCGGGTTCGGTGACCCGCACCGAGACGCCGGGCAGCGCATGACCGACCGCGCCGGGTATGCGCTCGCCGTCATACGGGTTGGAGGTGTTCATGTTGGTTTCGGTCATGCCGTAGCGCTCGAGCACGGCGTGGCCGGTGCGGGCGAACCATTCGCGATGGGTGTCGGCGAGCAGCGGCGCGGAGCCCGAGATGAACAGCCGCATGTGCTTCGTTGACTGCCTGTTCAGGCCGGGATTCTGCAGCAGGCGGGTGTAGAAGGTCGGTACGCCCATCAGCACGGTGGCGCGCGCCATCAGCTTCAGGATCAGGTCCGGGTCGAACTTCGGCACGAAGATCATCGAGGCGCGGGCGAACAGCGTGACATTGCTCGCCACGAACAGGCCATGGGTATGGTAGATCGGCAGCGCGTGGATCAGCACATCCTTGTCGGTGAAGCGCCAATAGTCGACCAGCGAGTACGAGTTCGACGCCAGATTGTCGTGGGACAGCATCGCGCCCTTGGAGCGGCCGGTGGTGCCGGATGTGTAGAGGATCGCGGCAAGATCGTCGTTGCCGCGCTGCACCGTCGCGAAATCCTTGCCGGCCTTGTCGGCGGCCTCGGTCAGCGAGCCCTTGCCGCTGGCGTCGAGCGTCTCGACTTTGGCGCCGACCTTGGCGGCGATTGCCTTGATCCCTTCCAGCTTGGAGGGGTCGCAGACCACCACCGCCGGCTCGGCATCGGTGATGAAGTATTCGAGCTCGTTCAGCGTATAGGCGGTGTTGAGGGGCAGATAGACGCCGCCGGCGCGCACGGTGGCGAGATAGAGCACGAGGCCCGAAACCGATTTCTCGGTCTGCGCCGCGACGCGATCCCCCGGCTTGACGCCGCGTGACACCAGCACATTGGCCATCTGGCCGGCGCGGGCAATCAAATCGCCATAGGTGATGCGGCTGCCGTCGAGCTGCTCGATCGCAAGCCGATTGGGATCGTCGAGGCCGTCGAACAGGCGGGAAAACAGGTTGGCGTTGGCGGTCGTGTTCATGCAACATTTCCCGAGGGGCAAAGAGCCGGTAAATCACCAGTGCCGCCGATTTGAAGTTCCTAGACCGGGCGCCGCGAGTCCTAGCAGGAACTTCAAATCGATAAGCGGCACTAGAGTTAAATTAAGTTTGCTAGTGCCCCGTGAGCTTCCGAAGTTCGTGTCGGTGTTCGCCGCGGCGGATCACGAACTTCGGAAGCGGGGCACTAGATTTGGATTAGCAAAAACGCCCTTCGGAAAGCAACGGAGACAGTTTGCATGACAAAAAACGAGAAACGCGTGGCCTGGGTCACCGGCGGCGGCACGGGAATCGGCGAATCCGGGGCCGAATTCCTGGCTGCGGACGGCTGGACGGTGGTGGTCTCCGGCCGCCGCAAGGAAGAGTTGGACCGCGTGGTGACCAACATTACGAAGACGGGCGGCAAGGCGGAGGCCATCCCGCTCGACGTCAGCAACAAGGCCGACGTCAACAAGGCCGCCGAGGCGATCGTCGCCAGGCACGGCCGCATCGACCTCCTGGTCAACAGCGCCGGCATCAACGTGCCGAAGCGAAGCTGGGCCGACATGGAGTTGGAAGGCTGGGACAAGCTCGTCGAGATCAACCTCAACGGCGTGCTCTACTGCATGCGCGCGGTGTTGCCGACGATGCGCAAGCAGAAGGACGGCTGCATCATCAACGTCGCCTCCTGGGCTGGCCGCCATGTCTCGAAGATGCCGGGCCCGGCCTACACCACGACCAAGCACGCGGTGCTGGCGCTGACGCACTCCTTCAACATGGACGAATGCGTCAACGGCCTGCGCGCCTGCTGCCTGTCGCCGGGCGAGGTCGCCACCCCGATCCTCAAGCTGCGGCCGGTGGTGCCGAGCGAGGCCGAGCAGGCCAAGATGCTGCAGCCCGAAGATCTCGGCCGCACCATTGCCTTCGTCGCCAGCATGCCGCCGCGTGTCTGCATGAACGAGATCCTGATCAGCCCGACGCACAATCGCGGCTTCATCCAGACGCCGGCGAACCGGGATTAGGCGAGGCACCCTCACAACTTCGCAGCCGGATGGAGCTATTGGGCGTGTTCGCGCGACTCGCTGGCTCCATCCGGGCTGCAATCGGGTTCGGCCCCCACGATCACGCCTGACATTAGTTTCACGCATCACGATAAATTATCCGGCGAAACCGCTCGCAAAACCTCCCGTAGTTCGGGCCAACGACGACGCACTCGCCCATCACTCGTGTCGTCGTTGACCCTTTCATCCCGGCGGAGCCGCCGGTCACACCAATATCGGGAGACCTTCCATGTCCAAGCGTATTGCACTGTTCTCGGCCGCAGCCTTCGCCGCACTCGCGCTCACCGCAACCGTCGTCGTGCCGGTCAGCGCCGCGGAGAAGACCGTGATGGTCGGCGGCGCCGCGATGTTCCCATCGAAAAACATCATCCAGAACGCAGTGAACTCGAAAGATCACACCACGCTCGTCTCCGCGGTGAAGGCCGCGGGCCTGGTCAACACGCTGGAAGGCAAGGGCCCGTTCACGGTGTTCGCGCCGACCAATGCCGCGTTCAGCAAGCTGCCGGCCGGAACCGTCGACAATCTCGTGAAGCCCGAGAACAAGACGACGCTGACCAAGATCCTCACCTACCACGTGGTCCCCGGCAGGCTCGAGGCATCCGACCTCACCGACGGCAAGACGCTGAAGACGGCCGAGGGCGAGGAGCTCACGGTGAAGAAGCAGGACGGCAAGGTCTGGATCGTCGATGCCAAGGGTGGTTCTGCCATGGTGACGATCTCCAACGTCCACCAATCGAACGGCGTCATCCACGTGATCGATACCGTCCTGATGCCGGCGACGTAACACCCGACTGTCCTGTTTAATCCCGACAGGGCGTGTGGAACGGCGAGCCGGCGCCCCGCCCCGGCTCGCATTTTTGTGACCGTGATAGGCCGCGTACATCAAACTGATAACGCGCGTTTCTGTAACGGAGTGGCGGTTCCCGGCGTATAAGCCGATAATGACCTCGAGCAGAGAACCCCTAATGTCGAGCTTCGCCGTCACCGACGACCACGCAGACACCGCGGCGCCCGCGAAGGTCATCCAGCCCGTGTGGGTGCGCGTGCTGCACTGGATCAATGCGCTCGCCATGATCATGATGATCATGTCGGGCTGGCAGATCTACAACGCTTCGCCCTTGTTCAACTTCACCTTCTCCCCGAGCATCACGCTCGGTGGCTGGCTGGCCGGCGGGTTGCTGTGGCACTTCGCTGCGATGTGGCTGTTGATGGTCAACGGCCTGATCTATCTGATCCTCGGGTTCGTCACCGGCCGGTTCCGTCGCAAGCTGTTGCCGATCACGCCGGGTGGCGTGATTTCCGACACCAGGGCGGCGCTCACCTTCAAGCTGTCGCATGACGATCTCAGCACATACAATTACGTGCAGAAATTGCTCTATGCCGGCATCATTATTGTCGGCGTCGTGATCGTGCTGTCCGGCCTGTCGATGTGGAAGCCGGTGCAATTGTACTGGCTGTCGGTGCTGTTCGGCGGCTACGACATCGCGCGCTACGTTCACTTCACCTGCATGGCGCTAATCGTCGCCTTCCTGGTGATCCATGTCGCGCTCGCGGTGCTGGTGCCGCGGAGCCTGCGCGCCATGATCATCGGACGTTGAGGAGGACGTTATGGGTCGCATGCGCAAGCTTCTGATCCCCGGCGTCGACGAGAAACTGCTCGTCCGCGACGCCGTGAAAACCATGCCCGATCCGACGCGGCGCCGCTTCATCACGACCGGCGCGAGCTTCGGCGCGCTGACGCTGCTGACCGGCTGCGATGTTGTCGATTCGTCTTCGGCGGAGGAACTGCTGAAGAAGGTGTCGAAGTTCAACGACGCCGTGCAGGCCTGGATGTTTAATCCGGATGCGCTGGCGCCGACCTTCCCGGAGAGCATGATCACCAAGCCGTTCCCATTCAATGCCTATTACGATCTCGACGATGCGCCCGATATCGCGGGCCCGGACTGGAAGCTGGAGGTGCGCGGGCTGGTCGAGAACAAGAAATCTTGGACGATAGACGAGCTCTACAAGCTGCCGCAGGTCAAGCAGGTTACCCGGCTCATCTGCGTCGAGGGCTGGAGCGCGATCGGCAGCTGGACCGGCACGCCGTTGCGCGATTTCCTCAAGCTGGTCGGCGCCGACATGCGCGCAAAATATGTCTGGTTCCAGTGCGCCGACAAGGACGGCTACAATTCGCCGCTCGACATGCGCAGCGCGCTGCATCCGCAGACGCAGATGACGTTCAAGTTCGCCGACCAGATCCTGCCGCGCGCCTATGGCTATCCGATGAAGATCCGGGTGCCGACCAAGCTCGGCTTCAAGAATCCGAAATACGTCGTCTCGATGGAAGTCACCAACGACTACAAGGGCGGCTACTGGGAAGACCAGGGCTACAATTCGTTTAGCGGGAATTGAGGCGGCGAATAGCAAATGGGGAGTGGCGAATAGGAGACGCGTTTCTGTTCGCTACTCGCTATTCGCTGATTTCGGCCCGACCTTCCTCTGAAACGCGGACAACAGCGCTCCCAGCGCCAGCATCGCCGCCGAGACGTTCAGCGCGAATGACAGGCTGCCGACCGCATCGGTGATGGCGCCGACCACGATCGGGCCGAGTGTCTGGCCGATCCCGAAGGCGATGGTCATTGCGGCGATTGCCGTGGGCCATGCTTCCGGCGGGTAATTGAGGCGGACGAAGGCGGTGGTCGAGCTGACCACGGCAAAGAAGGCGACGCCGAACACCAGCGCCGAGATGGCGAGCAGCAGCGGTGAATGCCCGAAGATCGGCAGGCTGGCGCCGAGCGCGTTGACGCCGAGGATGATCGTGGTCGCGAGCCCGCCGCGGTCGAGCGCCAGCACGCGCCGCCAGACCCAGGGCGTCACGAAGGCGCTGACGCCGATCAGGCTCCAGAACGCGCTCTGCGCCACAGCGCCGCCGCCGCCGTCGCGGACGTAGGCGATCATGAAGGTCATGTAGGCGATGTAGCCGGCGCCGAACAGGAAATAGCTGGTGAGATAGATCAGGACCGGTGAGATCGCGAACTTCGTTCGCACGATGCCGCCGGCGATGGTGTCGGCGTGAAACGGCGCGAACCACAGCGGCAGGATCATGGCGACCCCGAGCAGCGTCATCGCCCACCATACGATCCACCAGGAGCCCGCGCCGAAGCCCTGCAGCACGAAGGGGGCGATCAGGCCGGACGACAGGATGCCGATGCCCGGTCCGGCGTAGAACAGGCTGATCAGGAAATTCGCGCGGTGCGGCCGCGATTGTGCGATGGTCGCCGCAAGCGTGCCGCCGCCGACAAAGCCGACCGCGGCGGCGAGGCCGAGCAGGAGGCGGGCGAAACTCAACACGACGAAATTGCCCGAGATGGCCGAGAGCGCCAGCGACAGTACGCAGGCGAGCGTCGACCAGCGCACCGATGTCGCCAGCCCGAAGCGCTGGATCAGGCGCGAGGCGAACAGTGCGCCGACCAGATAGCCGGCGGCGTTGATCGTGTTCATGAAGCCGGCGGCCGAATAGGACCAGGCCAGCGAGTCGCGCATGTCGGGCAGCACCAGCGAATAGGCAAAGCGGCCGATGCCGAGGCCTATGGTCGGTGCCAGCGACAAAATAAGGATCAGCCGCGCGGGATGCGCGTAGGATGGGGTGGGGGCTCTCACAAATCACTCCGGCAATGCCGGCATTGTGACAGGCCGCGCCGGTCCTGCCCAGCGCCTCGCGCCGCAACGGTGTGTTGCAGAACGGACAATCAGGCGACCAGCACCAGGGCCACGCCGATCACGGTCAACGCGGTTCCGGCGACGATCCGCATCGTGATCTCGATGTGCTTCAACGCCATCGCGCTCAGCGCCACGGTGACTAGCGGATAGACCGCGGCGAGCGGCGCCACCAGCGTGATCGGGCCGTTGCGGACCGCCGCGAACAGGCTGAGCGCGCTGAGCCCGTTGCTGATCCCGGTCATCGCGAACCAGAACCGGCCCTCGCGCGGGGCCTGCACCATGAAGCTGCCCTTGCGGATCCGCTGCACCATCAGCACCACCAGCGAGGACATGATGTAGCCGACCAGGCACGCCCAGAGCGGGCTTGGCCAGACCGCGAGCCCGAGCTTGGCGATCGGCGGCACGATTCCGCGCACCAGCGCGCTGGTGAGCGGCAGCAGCAGCGCCCAGCTCCGCCAATGGCCGAGGTCGCGCGGCCGGGTCACGGTGATGATCGCGGCACCCGCGACCGCGACGACGAGACCGATGAGCTGCTGCAGTTCCAGGGGCTCGTGCAGCAGGACCACGGCGGCGGTGACCGCGAACAGCGGCGCGAGATTGCCCAGCGTCGAGGAGGTGATGACCGGCCCGAGCGCCCGGTTCGACGCGAAGGTCAGGAACGTCAGCGACGCCGGGAAGAACAGGCCAATCGCCATGAAGATCGGCAAGCCGCGCCAGACCACCGGCTCGCCGTGCAGGATCAGCGGCGACAGCAGCACGAAGAGGAGGGTGAAGGAAGGCACGCTGATGGCGGCGCCCGACAGCGGCTCGACGGTGCGCAGGCCGAGTTGCGCCAGCACTACCCCGGCGCCGAGGAAAAGGGCCGAGGCAAAGGCGTAGAGGATGGCGGCGGTCATGAGGTCCGTCTTATTGGCTTCTTGGCAGGGCGCGGGTTGCTTCGGAGGCCATTTTGGCCCTGTACGGGGCGCCTTGCCAATCCGCGCGGGGCGTTTTAGCACTCGCGCCAGATTTTCTTTGCTCGTCATGCCCGGGCTTGACCCGGGCATCCATCTTCAAGGCTTCATCGAAGCGAGATGGATTGCCGGGTCATCTGTGCGAGGACGCGCTTCGCGCTTTTGCCCGGCAATGACAACAAACAGTTAGCTCGAGGTAACACCATGGCGACCCATAAACTGCTGCTTCTCCCCGGCGACGGCATCGGCCCCGAAGTGATGGCCGAGGTGCAGCGCCTGATCAACTGGCTGAACGCGCAGGGAATCGCGAAATTCGAGACCGAGCAGGGGCTGGTCGGCGGCTCGGCCTATGATGCCCACAAGGTGTCGATCTCGGAGGGCGACATGGCCAAGGCGCTGGCGGCCGATGCCGTGATCTTCGGTGCGGTCGGCGGCCCCAAATGGGACAGCGTCCCCTATGAGGTGCGCCCGGAGGCCGGCCTGTTGCGGCTGCGCAAGGACCTCGGCCTGTTCGCCAATCTGCGCCCGGCGGTGTGCTACCCGGCGCTGGCCGAGGCCTCCAGCCTGAAGCGCGAGGTTGTCGAGGGCCTCGACATCATGATCGTGCGCGAGCTCACCGGCGGCGTCTATTTCGGCGAGCCGAAGACCATCACCGATCTCGGCAACGGCCAGAAGCGCGCGATCGACACCCAAGTCTACGACACCTACGAGATCGAGCGCATCGGCCGCGTCGCCTTCGACCTTGCGCGCAAGCGCCGCAACAAGGTGACGTCGATGGAAAAGCGCAACGTCATGAAGTCGGGCGTGCTCTGGAACGAGGTCATGACCCAGGTGCACGCGCGCGAATACAAGGACGTCACGCTGGAGCATCAGCTTGCCGATTCCGGCGGCATGAACCTGGTGAAGGCGCCGAAGCAGTTCGACGTCATCGTTACGGACAATTTGTTCGGCGACATGCTGTCCGACATCGCGGCGATGCTGACCGGCTCGCTCGGCATGCTGCCCTCGGCCTCGCTCGGCGAGATCGACGCCAAGACCAGGAAGCGCCGCTCGCTGTTCGAGCCGGTGCACGGCTCGGCGCCCGACATCGCAGGCCGAGGCCTCGCCAACCCGATCGCGATGATCTCCTCGTTCGGCATGGCGCTGCGCTATTCCTTCGACATGGGCGATCTCGCCGACAAGGTCGATGCCGCGATCGCTGCCGTGCTCGCCAGCGGATTGCGCACCGCCGACATCAAGTCGGAAGGCACCACATCGGCAAGCACGGCGCAGATGGGTGAGGCGATCCTGAAGGAATTGCAGAAGCTGCACGCGTAACGGCAGTGTCGTCATTCCGGGTTCGATGCTTTCGCATCGCTGCGGAACGACAAAACCGAAATACAAAAATGGCCGGGGCAAGCCCGGCCATTTTCGTGTCAGCTGGTTGCTGAAATTATCAGTAGAGCGGGAAGGTCCGCGGATAGCCGCCGAGATCGGCCGGCGGGCTGAGCGGCTGGCGATCGATCGGACGGTTGTTGTTCTCGCGCGCAAACGACGGGTAGCCGACGTCCGGCGGGTACGCGTAGTCGTTGAATTTGCGGTCGCCCGGCAACACTTCGGTACCGGCATCGAGCCATGAGCGGGTGGTCACGTAAACGCGGGTGCGGGGGCCCTGCTGGTAGACTCGGTTCGGACCTTGCGGGCCGTAATAGTGGCGACCGTCGCGGTCATAGCGCTGCTGCTGACGCTTGGTCGGGGCCTGTGCGCTGGCCGAGGTCACGCTGAGCGCGGTTGCGGTGACGGCAGCCGCAGCAAGCAACACCACGAGCTTGTTCGCGGCAGGAAATTTCACGGTCATCGCATCCTCGTCATTGCGGCCCCGCTTGGGGCTGGCGCGTCGCCAAATCGATTGGAACACATTGTAGCCGCGATGGCTGGGCCGTCACTAGGTCAATTGCGCCACACCGTCAGACATAATGCGGACCGCGAGGCAAAAGTTTCATGAAAACCAGTGTCTTGCCACGGTGCCGCCATCAAAGCGCGCCGTGCAACCTCGGGTTTTCGCTGCCCATGACCCAGTCGGACGACAGGGCAGGCGGGCCGGAGGTAACGCAGTCGCTCCGCCTCAGCTCGGCATGCGCGAACAGCCCGGCGAGCTTCGGGTCGTTGCCCGCGGTCAGCAGGGTCAGCCGGTTCAGCATGCAGCTCACCACGGCGCGCTGGGCGGGCAGGCTGGCGCCCTGGCAGGTCCAGCCGGAGATCCGGACATTCGGCGCGTCGACCTGCTTGAGGAAGCCAAGGCAGGCGCGGGTGCCATCCTTCGGCTGGGGGCGCAGCAGCGTCACGCCGCCGAACTTGCTGTCGACGATGCCGGCGGCTGCGAGCCCGCGGTCGCCATTCGGGTCCAGGCGCGCCGCGATCCCGGCAATAGCCGGGTCCGCGACCTTGCTGCCGGCGCGGTAGACCTCGAGCTCGGCGACCGGCCTCTGCGCAGCATCGGCCCAGCGGAAAACGTCCTTGCGGCCGCCCTCGGGATGCCGGAAGACTTGGTAAGTCTCTGTTTTGTCAGGTGGATCGAGCCGGCTCATGGCAAAGGCCGGGGCCGATCGATCGGCCCAGCTCCAGCTCGCGGCCGCCGGCTCCATTGCCGTTGCGTCCGGCAGTTGCTGCCATAGATAGACGCCGAGACCACCGAGCAGGGCGAGTGCTGCCACATAGGCGAACAGTCGGGAGAGCGTGGCGTAGACCTCGTCGACGAAGCTCGTCAGTGCTGATGGGATTCCCGTATGATGGGGGGCGGCCGGATCGGCCCGAAACAAACGCATCAAAACGCTCAAACGCTACGCAAACGTTGTCTTGATGGGGTTTCTCGCATAGAAGCGCTGCCTCTTCCCTTTCCGCATGTAGCGTGGGAACGGGCATTTTTCGTCGGAGAGTGAACGATGGGTTACAAAGTCGCGGTGGTCGGTGCGACCGGCAATGTCGGGCGGGAAATGCTCAACATTCTCGACGAGCGCAAATTCCCTGCCGACGAGGTCGTCGCGCTGGCGTCACGCCGCAGCGTCGGCGTCGAGGTCTCCTATGGCGACCGCACCCTGAAGGTCAAAGCCCTCGAGCATTACGATTTCTCCGACGTCGATATCTGCCTGATGTCGGCCGGCGGTTCGGTCTCCAAGGATTGGTCGCCGAAGATCGGTGCGGCCGGTGCTGTCGTGATCGACAATTCCTCCGCCTGGCGGATGGACCCGGACGTGCCGCTGGTCGTGCCCGAGGTGAATGCGGACGCCGCGGCCGGCTTTACCAAGAAGCACATCATCGCCAACCCGAACTGCTCCACCGCGCAGCTCGTCGTCGCGCTGAAGCCGCTGCACGACAAGGCCACCATCACGCGCGTCGTGGTCTCGACCTATCAATCGGTGTCCGGCGCCGGCAAG
The DNA window shown above is from Bradyrhizobium sp. ISRA464 and carries:
- a CDS encoding YbfB/YjiJ family MFS transporter, which codes for MRAPTPSYAHPARLILILSLAPTIGLGIGRFAYSLVLPDMRDSLAWSYSAAGFMNTINAAGYLVGALFASRLIQRFGLATSVRWSTLACVLSLALSAISGNFVVLSFARLLLGLAAAVGFVGGGTLAATIAQSRPHRANFLISLFYAGPGIGILSSGLIAPFVLQGFGAGSWWIVWWAMTLLGVAMILPLWFAPFHADTIAGGIVRTKFAISPVLIYLTSYFLFGAGYIAYMTFMIAYVRDGGGGAVAQSAFWSLIGVSAFVTPWVWRRVLALDRGGLATTIILGVNALGASLPIFGHSPLLLAISALVFGVAFFAVVSSTTAFVRLNYPPEAWPTAIAAMTIAFGIGQTLGPIVVGAITDAVGSLSFALNVSAAMLALGALLSAFQRKVGPKSANSE
- a CDS encoding EamA family transporter, producing the protein MTAAILYAFASALFLGAGVVLAQLGLRTVEPLSGAAISVPSFTLLFVLLSPLILHGEPVVWRGLPIFMAIGLFFPASLTFLTFASNRALGPVITSSTLGNLAPLFAVTAAVVLLHEPLELQQLIGLVVAVAGAAIITVTRPRDLGHWRSWALLLPLTSALVRGIVPPIAKLGLAVWPSPLWACLVGYIMSSLVVLMVQRIRKGSFMVQAPREGRFWFAMTGISNGLSALSLFAAVRNGPITLVAPLAAVYPLVTVALSAMALKHIEITMRIVAGTALTVIGVALVLVA
- the leuB gene encoding 3-isopropylmalate dehydrogenase produces the protein MATHKLLLLPGDGIGPEVMAEVQRLINWLNAQGIAKFETEQGLVGGSAYDAHKVSISEGDMAKALAADAVIFGAVGGPKWDSVPYEVRPEAGLLRLRKDLGLFANLRPAVCYPALAEASSLKREVVEGLDIMIVRELTGGVYFGEPKTITDLGNGQKRAIDTQVYDTYEIERIGRVAFDLARKRRNKVTSMEKRNVMKSGVLWNEVMTQVHAREYKDVTLEHQLADSGGMNLVKAPKQFDVIVTDNLFGDMLSDIAAMLTGSLGMLPSASLGEIDAKTRKRRSLFEPVHGSAPDIAGRGLANPIAMISSFGMALRYSFDMGDLADKVDAAIAAVLASGLRTADIKSEGTTSASTAQMGEAILKELQKLHA